The following nucleotide sequence is from Bactrocera oleae isolate idBacOlea1 chromosome 2, idBacOlea1, whole genome shotgun sequence.
AAAGTAAccaaatgcaatatttttggttatCTTCAAGGACTAAACCTATATAATTAACTAACATATCTTGATGGAATTCAATATTTCCAGAATAAAAGGTAGAATAGAAAAGCTTGTCACAAGATAGTGGAGCAGTTGAATATATGCGATATCACGCAGAAGAGCAATCTACGTACTGGAGTAGTTAGTTGTACGTAAtcagcattttttattttcgaagaATCCACTCATTGTCCAAACCTAAATGGTTTCATTTCTGTTATGCGGCAGATCAGTGCCTGAAAAAACGATTTAAAGTGCTGGCAAAGAAAACCGCGGAGGATTTACTTAAAATCCACTTAAGGATCAGTTTGAAAATCTCCTAACATAATATTgcttacatttaaattaaatttcaaaattcacaaattattgGGCAAACTACTTCTTTGGAGTAACCTATTACAGAATACATTTAGAATTTAGTTACCATTATATGTGTGTTGGATAatataacaatatacatataacaataatattaaagaatatGAAAGACAAGAAAAACCTGTGAACTTCGGTCGCACCGAAtatcctttacaaatacaaaagattccttaatACAACTTGatgccgatcgttcagtttgtctggcagctatattatatagtaattcGATCGGAACAATATGTCCGGAGATTACAGCGATGCCTGAGATAacaatatatgccaaatttagtgaagatatctcgtcaaatgaaaaagttgtccatacaagcacttgattccgatcgatcagtttgtatggcagctctatgctatagttgtccaaaATCGACGATTCCGAAAAATAAGCAACTCTTTTGTGAGGAAAGGAAGTGTACagaatttcaaatcgatatctcaaaatctgagaGATTAGTCCGTATATACACAGACGAACTTTATTGGGTCTTCGAAGTTTTCTCATGGGTACTACAAACATCGTGCTATTTTCTTTAAAGATATTCAATGTAATCAAACTCTAGTGTAGTAGTGTAGACAAGCGCTCAAGACCAATTTCTCGCTAAAATATTCTGCAAAGTAATCGCTAATATACAAAAAGTGGCTACTGCCAACTATAACTCAATTGTCAGTGGTAGGTCGTCGATATCCACTCGTAATGTAAATTTTGGTATAATATTGCTGAGTGGCGACCATAATCGCGCTATTATAGATGCACAACAAAGATGTAAGTAGCAGCAAATACAGTATAACAAATCTTAGTCGTAGATACCATATCGGAAATGTggcaagttttttttaaatataataagatTTGTACAAATTATCTCTACgtcagtttaaaatattttaactgatATCATTCTTAACCTACTATACAATGAAATGTGCCAGTCTTTAATTCAATATATCAGTCTGTTTGAACAGCTggagtttgttcgattcgcttctTTCTAACTCTTGACGagctaaagtaaaatgtaatTGAGTGCCCAAAATTGATTTAGTGTGAGTACCAATTCATCTAGTAACAAATACTAATTCTTGATAATCCAATATTTTACGCCTATTAGCGTCTTCGTTAAAGTAAACATAtcatccataaaatatttcatcatTGTTTTTCcaattaattacaaatacatatattaaaggAATTATACTTATaatctattattttttcttacatGCTTAGTTgtagaaataattataaaattaagcaCAAAATCATTTATAAAATGATCAGCACAGTGATATTTTTCAAGGGCATCAACTTAAATCGCAtagagaaaaattttattttatatatatagtataaatataaattttttttgttattaattaataattctcAGTTGGTCGGACATAATCCAGCCCTGAGGGCAATGGCACCTTTTCAAAGCCTTTTGGAAACAATTTATTTGCCTCATCATCAGTGACCTCCGGTTGAATCATGACCTTATCGCCAAACtgcataaatatgcaaaaaaatttgtaaatttcaaaaataatcagCTTCATAATAACTTACAGTCCAATCGACGGGTGTGACCACAACTTTCATTTTGTAAGTTAATTGCAATGAATCAAGGCTGCGCAGAATCTCGCTGAAAtatcataaatacatatataaattattccttcatttgaaaaatatcaataatatttATCAAACAAATTACTCACTCAACATTACGGCCCGTAGAAATGGGGTAGAACATCGACAGACGCACTTTGTGATCGGGGCTGATTATGTAGAGTGCGCGTATGGTTTGTGCTATTACTGGATCGCGTTTCTGATCCTCGTCCAACATGCCAAAAAGTACAGCTAAGTCACGGCGTGGGTCGGCAATGACGGGGTAGGGAAACTCATTGGGTATTTCTTTGCAATATGATTGTATATCTTTAACCCATTTATTATGCGTTTCTATATCATCGACTGAGTGTGCCAAGCATTTAGCATTACGCTTCGTAAACTCTGGCAGTCTTACAGCCATACGCGCTAGTTCTGTGGTGCAGACGGGCGTAAAGTCCGACGGATGCGAGAATAATATCACCCAGCTGAGGAGtaatcataaatcataaattataatttctagATATTAGTGTAGATAAAATAAGCGAGATAGACATGAACTTATTATGACAATGGCGAGATTAGTTGATTTAACCATACAGTTCATTCCGAGAACACGATTACCCGGTTATAAAAAGTGATATATCATATCCAAGGATTAAGTAGATATTtcgatacatacataaatgtggaTAATATATAGGACCTGAAAATATCGTCACTACTGTATTCTAAGGAGAGTTCGTCATTTTTCGAAACcgaattgtttttataatttttcccaatgtaaaagctcaaaactaaaatacaactattcaaaatagtttacctatttataaataagtgtatttgaCTGTGATTTtcagttagtttaagaatatttcaaatatattcaagttcatcttttaattactacaaaatatcgagattggcaaccctgtgttgcaagagattgctatTTTattctcagctcactcgtttctccggaaaaaatccaattttcgcggatatcccaCTGTACGGCCTgtgactgttcatttacattgcgctctcaagataggtcgtatcagctgattcggtccacggtttgcgtcggtgactgtttgtgccattACATACTGTAATTAACAGGTGGTTTAGCGAACCGGTCGTGGTCGTCGCGCACTGTTAGCAAGCTGTAAAACCTTATCACGCTTTCGCAAGTATGctctttttactatttttattctcTTGTGTCCAATTAATTCTCTTTCGTATGAGATCATTTGAAATTCTACATTAAGCACTTGTTGTACATACGAGGTTTGTATAAAAAGTAAcgcgaattttgtttttcttaagaAGTGTTTACTTATTCGTGATATCTATTTTCTCCGCATTAAAGTAATCACCCCTAGATATAATGCACTTACGttattatgtaagtatatatcgGTGAAGATGCGATAACCACCAATATACACCAAACCTGCCCCCtttgacttttttatttctcaaaacTGAAGAGACGCATGAAAGGAGTTGCGCTACAGTTGAGGAGATAAAAACTGCATCGAAGAAGGAGCGGAACAAGagctaaaaaaattacttttttaattgctttgagaattgaaaaaaacgctggcataagtgcattaTATCTAGGGGTGATTACTGTGAACGATATTCAAGATATAGGATAGATATTCATGAATtaataaacactttcttaagaaatacaaaatttacgaTACGTTTTGAACAAAGctcgtatttaaaaaaaaacacatcattttatttcacataagtacatatgtagtatgtatgtatttaattaatttggaTAAGTGATTTAAAATTCTTCTAATGAATACGCATACAttactaaataatttatattttcataggCAGCTCTAGCTGTTGCCTTAATTAGCATGCGGATCGcgcattattaaaaattatcacttaaaaaaaaaacgatttttgttaCTTCActgatatttgtattatatcCCAACTATTATAGTAGTTACGTATTTTTAGCTGTGAGATATTATTATTCAGTAAACATGATATCAACGAACAGCTATAttcatgtacataagtatatctgtagaaaataattaaacgcAGGTTTTTAAAAACACTTCTccgatatttatatatacatatattttttaattttcacactTACTAATttaattacacttttcaaaaaaaacttcgcattataaaatttgttcataataatttttgcacTTACGAATCGCCTTGCCACtcgaaaaatcgaattttcccCATAGTGGTATCGGCTTTAAAATTCGGCATTGTCGCTCCCAAACGCATTttcaatgtttatttatttttttgaatgtaaacaatttttttttaaattttttacaagctTTCTTCTAGAATTTAACGACGTATACACATGTGCAGAAATCCCACATTTTGCTGTTCACTCATTAATTTATAGCCTTTTATATGCCAAGTCGTTTTGATATTGTAAACACGCTCTctcttatattaaataatttttcgtgTAGAGTATATCAGAGCGGATAACCTCTTGTGCTCATACTCAAATAAGCGGATGAGTTGTTATCAGTACACAGATTATATGCATCCATATATTAGTAGGCGTAAACTCAACTAGACATGTGAATGTTTGGAGATACCTACTTTTTGATTTAAGCAAACTGTAAAACACgagagaaaaaattgaactgatTAGTATGAGTGAAGTACATATGTTATGTACTAAATATAGTAAACAAACATGATTGCGGCAGGAGCGTACGCGTGTTTTCATGTAAGAGGGATGACAAAAAATACCTGTGATAACTGAAAGTTGAAGGGTGAAATAGTATATGCTTTGGTTTACTGACTTAGTTGATGAGAAAaaagaatgccccttgttgcatgAGCAATTGTGTTGCGCTTCTTGTTTTATAAAGAAATTCTTATTTTCATGACAAAAACTTCTATAAATAACTAATACTTTTTTAGTCTtaagttttgaaaagtacttacaagtcttaagttttgaaaagtaataaaaaaatttagtttttttcatttttgagagTAGTTTGTCACATCAGCCGTTCGCGAACTCTCTTGTATCAATTCAAATCGAtaactttgttattgttattgcatgcgAATTTTTTGACAGCAGAGCAGCGCTAAGAGAtggcgagcagagaaatggcaaATGGAAGACAACTACTATACAAGAGAGTATGCCACTAAAATGATATTACTGCTTCCTTCAATGTTATCaagtctttttttattttgatattttaggtccgttttactattgtgaatggcttaaatttctaatgaaaatataaatatatattttttttcatttcattttgaattttgacaAGAAAAAAAGAATTTCTCCACAAAGAATGAATCGTAGCACAATTGCGCATGCGACTGAGAATATGCTAGTGCAGGGTTGCCCCACAAGCTCTACGCATTTGTTTGAATAACCGttgtagtttgttcgattcgctactctccaacgcttggcgaatcgaaggcaGCTGGAGTATACAGTTGCTTGCTAAGTGAAATGCCTCAGAGCCATAATTCCGCATAAAACTTTTCGCCTGAGCGCGCTGATCAATCGATGCTTATGTTGCACATTCCTGAGATTCagacacacacattcacatattGTATTACTGTGCTTTAAAGTGGATCCTAACATTGCCACCATCCGCCTAAAGTAAAGGCTGTTAAATAGCACACGTTCTCAACTAACGATcactttaacaaataaatacaacaattacaacacacatacgcacatacgcAAATAGCTAGCAATGAGGGCAGTTAAGAGCTGGTCAACGACGATCGTGAATGCCTTTTCGTTTGCTCTTTCGCTGGTTTACGCAttcgtttgtacatatgtatgtatccaaatattttcgattgttttcttttgttgttgcatttattgtttttattgttgccaTTCCAATGATATTGGCCTGAGGGCTCTCCCAGTCAACTTATCGTAGTGGTTAGTCGTTTTGCTACACTATtcgcctttgttgttgtttcgtatGTTGTAACATATTGTACTTGTTATTgttggttgttattgtttttgtaatgattttcttattttgttttagtcCATCATTTGTATTGGTCATCACCTTAACGACTGCACATAGGACCGGCATATTTTGCTCTttcaaaatcaacaacaacaatagcacatAATGCAAGTAATTATCCATAGCCGTGTCGACCAAAATATTACACGTAACAATGTTTCACCTAAAAtccacgtatgtatgtacaatgaaCTTGTTTATTTCTCGGTCTCTCATTTTCTCTCTCTTTTTACTAATATTATCGCCATTATCATTCCAGTTAATATTGGTGGTTGATAGTTGAAGGTGtttattaacattttctggTCATAAATGctgtaataataatgttacagttgtggcaacaacaacataagcaAACCAACTGAAAGAAGAGAGCACAAGAAATCAAAAAACTGTGACATATTCATACGTACAACACAAGTTGTTATTAGTGAGAAGCAAACAAATTCTGCAAGAAATACCACTTTTCCAACTTAATGTTGTACTTTTTCACCAGCCATTATGCTACTTAAACTTCTAGCTTGACGTGTCTTAACGAACCAAAACAGTAGCTAGTATGCTGTTTACTCTTATCAGACCCTTTCTATCCACAGTAAAAACctctgaaaataattatttggagGGTATGTGTAGTTGCACCATGCTGATTATACAAGTTTTCCCCTCAATCAGCTTTTTCAAGTGATCTTTTATTACTCAGAGAACGATAAACTCATATACAAGTGAATAGATACGAATACGAGACGTTCAAATATGAATGAACAGTTTATTTGAGTGCTTCtctcaataaatttttgtactAAACTATTGAGTATAAACTCAAACTGGCTTAAAGATATATAATGCTAATGTATATAATGTAATGTGATAAAAGATATATAATGTAATGTGACTATGACTTACTCCATTTCCGCAGAATATTTCGGCTATGAGTGATTTTTCATGCTAATCGCTCTCTTTACTTGCAAAATCGATGAGTTAGTAAAGAGTGAGAATTTTTCTTTCacttatttttcataaatatgaaATTCTCAACAACTTTATACAATTTTGTGTGTAGTAGTtgcatttaagtttttttataacctaaacagggtatattaagtttgctacgaagtttataacacccagaagcaaacgtcggagatcctataaaatatatataacaagtaaggaagggctaagttcggatgtaaccgaacattttatactttcgcaaagtcaaatggtatactcgtttgatatttctttgtggattggctgatattttcggtagaagatcaactataggcactggggtccacatatttagtacttaggggcttgaacagttttggttcgatttagacaatttttggtcacaaggtgacatactttaaacgtattattcacgcaaagttttaccccgatataatcattgttgcttgatatgtgtagtggaaagtgaaagaatcagatggaatttaaaatggtgttatatgggaaataggcgtggttgtagtccgatttcgcccattttcgcactataacatagaaatatgaaaataacgttacgtaccgaattttgttgaaattggttaagcagatctcaagatatgggttttcacctaaaagtgggctgggccacgcccactgtctaattttgattcggttcctataaagtcatctcataccatcccagagataaaatttaatgtctctggcgtgtttagtgcttgatttatcgcgcttttagtagtttttaacagtaccgttatatggggagtgggcggagttgccacccgatttcaactatattCACACCGTCaatcttccagtgaattttgttattatagcattaactttttacaaaaaaattttaactgcagatgcccctccttagtgtgatcctgtgtaccaaataacagtcttgtatcttattgcggagcttagttatggcaatttatttgtttttgattaatggcgttttgtgggcgtggcagtggtccgattacggccatttgcaataccaactgtctcacggtaccaagaaacatgtctaccaagtttcataaagatatctcaatttttactcaagttagagcttgcacgggcggacggacggacggacggacggacggacggacggacggacggacggacagacagtcacccggatttcaactcgtctcttcatcctgatcatttatatatgtataaccctatatctaactcgattagttttaggtgatacaaacaaccgttaggtgaacaaaactattatactctgtagcaacaggttgcgagagtataaaaataatcagcTTGATAAActgagtagatttagccatgcccgtctatgcatctgcctgtatatacgcgaacaaaTCCtttagtttctgagatatctcaccaagaagctacttaatgccaaaaataccgatatcggaccgctatacaatatagctgaaatacaaactgaataattggaatcaagttcttgtatggaaacgttTTCACTTtaggagatatcttcaggaaatttagcatggattttTACCTAAGgcatttccgaagaaattgttcagatcggaccattatacttagcatatatgtagctgtcattcaaactgatcgatataattcaaaataaggataattttatatcttcttATGCCATAAGAGTTGTATCTCTTATGGTCTGGGTGCTACAAATTTCatagcaaactaaatataccctaTGCCGGGTATAAAAACTTTATTCATGAAAATTTGCTGTTCAATTGCTTGCTCAATGAAGACCACTATAGCTGGGTTCGTTAAGTCCACACCAAGAGCATTGGGCGCCATGATATTTTAATCACCAAATATAAATatcgaacaaaaatattttacaattttgacaTCCTGCAGAATGACATGTAATtaaacacaacagcaacaattaaataattgaaagtttgttgcttaagtcttttgtataCGAATGCACAGTAGGTATACACAAAATGTGTGAATAACAACTAATTTATTAACGATTTTCTGCATTGTAGGCAGCTTATCACTCGGTTAaacacattattattattaataaatgtcCCTTCTCCTTATTACTTGCAACTCTCAGCTGTTTTTTCGCAGTTTACAGTTGTACATTTTCTACGCTCTACGCTCTTCAACCAGCAAAACCGTTGACAGCACCAACTCACCACACGAAAATACCTTCACAAACACTACTTGCTATTCaccaaacaacaataacaataataataacaacaacaacatctcaTAGAAATGATCGAACCAAACTCGTTTGCTACATCGAAGTTTTGGCGATTTAGCTGCAGCAGCATCAGCGCTCGCTCCTTCTAGACAGTCTCATTTCGTCTGCGCTCCAATGCTGAGTGCGTTTTCTTGTGGTGGTTAAGTGAACGTGACTGGCGCGCGACCGAAACCGACGGCTTAGAAGCACGACGGGTGAACAAAATCAatagttgtgtgtgtgtatgcacataATTGTGttgtgaaaaaatcaaatatatatatatatgctatgtaaggtgtatgtgtgagtgtatatTGCAGTTATTTTGCTTTAAGGCATTCGCGTGTTCGTGTGCGAATTTTTTCAAACCAAacgaaaattaatgaaaaagtgCACAAAAATGCAGCAGCAATAATTGtcagctacaacaacagcagcagcaacagcataaGTAATTGTAAGTGCTTACTAGTAAAGCGGGTTTGTGttggtgtatatacatatatcccaaGCACTATATAGTGCTTATTAAATGCATAGAAATATATGAGTGCtgtcgaaaaatatatatatatatatgtacaaatacctGAGATCAACTGTGTTTAAAGGAAtacgaaaatataaaacaaagtgCAAGAGCCCAAACAACGTTtgaaacaacagcaaaagcaaaGTGAACAAGTGAAACAGCGCATGAGCGCACGAAGTCGTTGTTGAAGTGATCATGTAGCCTTTGGAATTttagtatgtgtgtgcgtgcttgtgtgtgtatgcgtcaggtatataaaatatgtgtatgtgtgtgtgtatttttctgTTTTCGTTATGCGTTTGCGTggagaaaatattcaaatgagcACAAAATTGTTGTATTCAAGCACAACAAATGCGACAGCAATAATAATATGAATGGTAAATGTGTTCAGctgtgtgtatttgttgtaaACTATACACTTTATGTTCACTTTATACACAGAAATATGAGGTTAAATGCTAAAATTGGTATttcaaacaataaatattaaattgaaaccATTAAATACTCTTCCAAGGGCATAAATACAATACTTCGAATATGCTACAACCGTATCGGAGCTAAATGAAAGTTACAAAAACCTGTTACACATATTGTGCGTGaattgtgaaaaatttacaatttatacgaaaaaaaattataaaatgttttacttCTTTGCAAATTTAACCAACCACAGCTTGGTgttatgttaaatatatgtataaaatacgCATTCCACCAATGCTACTGCAGTTAAGTCTTGCATTTTTATGGCTTCAATCTCAATAAGTGATCATtacaaaaaaagcaacaacaaccaaacaagttttttgaaaaagtacATGTTTAAATGGAAATGTGAAACGACAATATGAAATAATGTGATGATAAGTGGATATGTGGTAAATATGtagtaaaattcatttttgaaCCAAAActtgatgtacatatatagatatataaataaattaattcatacaaatatataaaaatattatgttggTTGCTTAAAGAGCCGAAGAGCCTATAAAatatgcccgtctgtctgtctaacCCTCACTTTTTGAAACATCAAAAGaatcggctcatttttggaattGCCGGTATCGgagcactataacatatatttgtcactgaacgattaaaatcaagttcttctatggaaaatattatgtttgtgtatttttgtttatcCTATTTTTTCAAACTACCAAAACTTGTATCtcttaaatgtatatatctcacGAACCAATTATGGCGATCTTTCGTAAAAACGATACAAACAGTATTGTGGTCTCCTATCCTAGTCGGCCTGATATAATTCACATAGCAAATTAttcgaaattaataaaaaagataataattGCTAAATTTAATACCCCTATCtccaaacatataatatataacctttAATCTAAACTTAAAAGTGAAAAGTAGCAAACAAGTTATAGCAAAAAACCCGTAAAACATAAAAAGGCTAactaaaatatcaataaaaaaatgcatgaatatattaatataaaaatacagttaGTTCCAACTGCAAAAAGCAATTGCCAACAGGATGTGGTTTCAGCATCCTGTGTCTGACGTATCtacaaacacagaaaaaagcaaaatattccaTAAGGAATTATTCGTAATTACTACGAAGGGttgatttttaaaatcatttccATTAATAAAAAGTGATAACTTGAACATAATAATGTGATGATAACGtgaagtttaataaaaaataattgagtgATTAACACATACTCAAAGTGAATGTAGGAAAGCAGACAGTGCTGAATGGAAGTTATAATAAGATGAACAATAATAACTACTCAGCAATCAACCAACACTACTTTATAAGTTCAACTCAAATTTGGAATGaattaatttcggctgcacctaagctataatacccttcacagctgcatttttcatagcataaaaggatataaaaatatatctatcttgattttgctcgcagattgtagcgatgcctgagataataatccatgccaaatttcgggaagatatctcgttaaatgaaaaggttctccacacaagaacttgattttgattggtcagtttgtatggcaactacctTTATAGCATAAGTGGTCCGACATTGGCagtttcaacaaatgagcagctttttagtaagaaaaggacgtgtgcaccGATATCCCGAACGCCGcaagactagttcgcgtatatccTTCCttccttttaggtgttacaaatttcgtggcaaacttaccAATTTAGGGTACAAAAAAACTACTGTATCCATTAACCTAAAATtttaagggtatatttatacatattttaaaaatacaccgcaaaagttttgaataaaacaatttaatatttttcgtgtTACATGCGATCTCCGAAGACGCTAAAACGGCTACCCACTGCTGTAGTGATTCCAGCATTCTCCGTGCAACGAGaacccaaaaataaaaatctttacctatggttgaaaaaaaaattagataaaatggCAAAGAGTTAAAAAGCTAGATTTCAGTTTCACTCAGAAGTTTGGTAGTTTCTCGATTTCTAATCGAACCAAAAAACGGGTAGTTCATTGCGATCATTGTATGGGGAACTTTATTCAGAAcatgaagaaaaaaatagtgATCGGAACACATGTCTCTGAGTAATCACTGCAACAAATCCTAAAAATGCT
It contains:
- the LOC106626409 gene encoding peroxiredoxin-6, giving the protein MRLGATMPNFKADTTMGKIRFFEWQGDSWVILFSHPSDFTPVCTTELARMAVRLPEFTKRNAKCLAHSVDDIETHNKWVKDIQSYCKEIPNEFPYPVIADPRRDLAVLFGMLDEDQKRDPVIAQTIRALYIISPDHKVRLSMFYPISTGRNVDEILRSLDSLQLTYKMKVVVTPVDWTFGDKVMIQPEVTDDEANKLFPKGFEKVPLPSGLDYVRPTENY